In Humulus lupulus chromosome 7, drHumLupu1.1, whole genome shotgun sequence, the following are encoded in one genomic region:
- the LOC133791705 gene encoding uncharacterized protein LOC133791705, translating to MGPKRDSQFDNLEERLEEIQTGVQRELHDVRTEFQQFPKELESLKQEVQRLSAMEKKMDYLVAHLTMLLQAQGNQQADLTGGSRDRSSRAGDEGPLRDPVPRPTGLHSPPPHLESSPPPPPVTTMDAGQSEVNMGPDFRPLRMELPLFSGENPNGWVYRIERYFLLTRMTEAMMLETAIVSLDGDALTWCQWENQRRPITSWATLRRLLILRFRAAPIGSLSEEFLSVTQQSTVKEYRTKWEILASRVPDVLEHILEGSFMRGLKDDIKAVLHILQPIGLAQIMETAQRVEEGQQLFMAGPQPKPSLQKSGPNFNQNFRQTLTGLSTRSMPPSTQGGHHQSFPAATNTRSTTTPPSRSPPPFRRLTEAEYQEKKARGIYEEDGVGTEESLPQSLDSGETEVVEETLATLSLNSLVGISSAHTLKLAGHIGQRPVTVLVDSGATHNFISMDVVSQVGIPIIATTCYGVLLGIGGKVRTEGVCAQVELDLGAVRVVTDFLPLELGGADVILGIKWLETLGNMQVNWKTMVIRFEMAGVWVTLQGDPSLCKSPISLKAMILSAEKETHGFWVHFRHVAVGQEVETQQLPPMITDLLDQFRQVFCTPVGLPPSRGREHTITLKAGSGPISVRPYRYAQIQKDEIEKLVREMLNVGIIRPSTIPFSSPVLLVKKKDGSWRFCVDYRALNRETVADKFPIPVIDELLDELYGATVFTKLDLKSGYHQIRVTSKDVEKTAF from the exons ATGGGACCTAAGAGGGATTCACAGTTTGACAATTTGGAGGAGAGGCTGGAAGAAATTCAGACGGGAGTTCAAAGGGAACTGCACGACGTCAGAACTGAATTTCAGCAATTCCCTAAGGAATTGGAGTCGTTGAAGCAAGAAGTGCAGAGGTTGTCGGCtatggagaagaagatggattATCTGGTTGCACATCTGACTATGTTGTTGCAAGCTCAGGGGAATCAGCAAGCCGATCTCACAGGGGGAAGTCGAGATCGATCGTCTCGGGCAGGGGATGAAGGGCCCTTGCGAGATCCTGTTCCGCGTCCTACGGGACTGCACAGCCCACCACCGCATCTGGAATCATCGCCGCCGCCGCCACCAGTGACCACCATGGACGCCGGCCAATCCGAGGTGAATATGGGCCCAGATTTTCGCCCCCTTCGCATGGAGTTGCCCTTATTTTCGGGGGAGAATCCGAATGGGTGGGTTTATCGCATTGAGCGTTATTTTTTACTCACTCGCATGACTGAAGCTATGATGTTGGAGACGGCCATAGTCAGTTTAGATGGAGATGCACTGACTTGGTGTCAGTGGGAGAATCAGAGGCGTCCTATTACTTCTTGGGCAACTCTGCGGAGGTTGCTCATCCTTCGATTTAGAGCTGCTCCGATCGGGTCTCTGTCGGAAGAGTTCCTTTCTGTGACCCAGCAGTCGACGGTGAAGGAGTACCGTACGAAGTGGGAGATCCTAGCTTCACGTGTTCCTGACGTTCTAGAACACATCTTGGAGGGAAGCTTCATGCGAGGGCTGAAGGATGACATCAAGGCTGTTCTCCATATTTTACAGCCTATAGGCCTGGCCCAAATAATGGAAACAGCCCAGAGAGTTGAGGAGGGGCAACAATTGTTTATGGCAGGCCCACAACCGAAGCCCAGTTTGCAAAAATCAGGCCCAAATTTTAATCAGAATTTTCGACAAACCCTAACTGGTTTGTCTACACGATCTATGCCGCCATCCACTCAGGGAGGACATCACCAATCGTTTCCAGCAGCCACCAACACCAGGTCGACCACCACGCCGCCGTCGAGATCGCCGCCACCATTCCGCCGTCTCACGGAGGCCGAGTATCAAGAGAAGAAAGCTAGAGGAATCT ACGAGGAAGATGGCGTGGGCACAGAAGAGTCACTGCCACAATCACTGGATTCCGGCGAAACAGAGGTGGTGGAGGAGACTTTGGCAACGCTATCTCTTAATTCTTTGGTGGGCATTTCATCCGCCCATACCTTAAAATTGGCGGGCCACATTGGGCAGCGACCAGTGACGGTGTTAGTCGACAGCggcgccactcacaacttcatCTCCATGGATGTGGTGTCTCAAGTGGGCATTCCGATTATAGCTACAACCTGCTATGGTGTATTGCTGGGTATTGGGGGAAAGGTGCGAACCGAAGGTGTGTGTGCTCAGGTGGAATTGGATTTGGGCGCAGTACGGGTGGTGACTGATTTCTTGCCTTTGGAGTTGGGAGGGGCAGACGTGATCTTGGGCATCAAGTGGCTGGAAACCTTGGGAAATATGCAGGTTAATTGGAAAACAATGGTTATTCGTTTTGAAATGGCAGGAGTGTGGGTGACGCTACAAGGAGATCCGAGTTTGTGCAAATCCCCTATTTCCCTTAAGGCGATGATACTGTCGGCAGAGAAGGAAACTCATGGGTTCTGGGTTCATTTTAGGCACGTGGCCGTGGGACAGGAGGTGGAAACTCAGCAGTTGCCACCGATGATTACAGATTTGTTGGATCAGTTTCGTCAAGTTTTTTGCACACCAGTAGGGTTGCCTCCTAGCCGTGGGCGTGAGCACACTATCACCCTTAAGGCAGGGTCGGGACCGATTTCCGTTAGACCCTATCGTTATGCACAAATTcagaaggatgaaattgagaagTTAGTGCGCGAAATGCTCAATGTCGGCATCATACGCCCAAGTACCATCCCATTTTCTAGCCCGGTTTTGTtagtgaaaaagaaggacgggagttgGCGTTTCTGCGTTGATTATCGGGCCTTGAACAGAGAAACGGTGGCTGATAAATTCCCTATTCCGGTGATCGATGAGCTCTTGGATGAGCTTTATGGTGCCACGGTCTTTACCAAGTTAGATCTCAAGTCGGGCTATCACCAAATTCGAGTCACCTCCAAGGACGTGGAGAAGACAGCTTTTTGA